The window GGTTGCTGAGAACACACCAACTTGGATCTTTGGAGGAAGAAGCTGGAATATGTCATAGATCTTCAACATCAAGGAAACAAAGTGAGATTAGAGTTTAACCATAACGGGAAACGGATTAGAAGCTCTAGGGAAATATTGACAAACCTGGTCCTTGAAACCACGGGAGAGCATTTCATCAGCTTCATCGAGAACAAACATCTTGATGCTGTCAGCACGGAGAGACTGCCTCTTTAACATGTCAAAGACACGTCCTGGAGTTCCAACAACAACATGGACACCAGCTTGGAGAATGCGCTGGTCCTCACGAACACTGGTTCCACCAACACAGGCGTGAACCTTGACACCAAGGTAATCACCAAGGGCCCTCATGACCTTCTCAATTTGCTGAGCAAGCTCTCTAGTTGGAGCCAAAACCAAAGCCTGACACTGGACAAGGGTGTAGTCCAGCTGCTGCAATACACCAGAGCAGAAAGTAGCTGTTTTCCCAGTACCAGACTGGGCCTGTTGAATCACATCGAGACNAGGAAGAAGCTGGAATATGTCATAGATCTTCAACATCAAGGAAACAAAGTGAGATTAGAGTTTAACCATAACGGGAAACGGATTTGAAGCTCTAGGGAAATATTGACAAACCTGGTCCTTGAAACCACGGGAGAGCATTTCATCAGCTTCATCGAGAACAAACATCTTGATGCTGTCAGCACGGAGAGACTGCCTCTTTAACATGTCAAAGACACGTCCTGGAGTTCCAACAACAACATGGACACCAGCTTGGAGAATGCGCTGGTCCTCACGAACACTGGTTCCACCAACACAGGCGTGAACCTTGACACCAAGGTAATCACCAAGGGCCCTCATGACCTTCTCAATTTGCTGAGCAAGCTCTCTAGTTGGAGCCAAAACCAAAGCCTGACACTGGACAAGGGTGTAGTCCAGCTGCTGCAATACACCAGAGCAGAAAGTAGCTGTTTTCCCAGTACCAGACTGGGCCTGTTGAATCACATCGAGACCTTTGCAAAAGGGGACAATTCCTCTCTGCTGAATAGCAGAAGGCTTCTCAAAACCTAAAAGAACACAGATGCACGCATGAGATGATGCTTATAAGCGAgacacaaaatcacaaaaagatAGCTTTCAAGAGTACTTCAACACATACCATAAGCATAGATACCCCTGAGAAGGTTCTCTTGGAGACCCATGGCATCAAAGCTCTCATGAACCTCATCATAAGAAGTGAAGAACTCATCCTGTCCCTCAAGTCTGCATACATACAATACAAATTAGCAACTAAACATTCAGAAAGAGCACAACACACAAGATggaaaaatagaacaaaaagaCTCACACTTCATTCAGTTTCTGGTCAAACTGACGTGCATCAAACTGGGTGCCTTCTGGTGCAGATCCCGCCATACTACATACacacagaacaacaacaaaaattagatATCGTGATgagacaaataaagaaaacatctATTTCACTTAGTGATAAATAACGATTGCAAAAGAGGGAATGTGACAAAATAGCCAAACTCGAAGTCCATAAAGAGAGGAAAACAAGCATTAATATCTGCCTCAGATGATGTTCGGAGAGAATGTATAAAAAGGCACATggttatccatatatataaagatagacACCACTCAAACCTATTTCTCCAACATGAAAGACCTTTTAAATCCAGACAACCACAACGAACTGTTAAGAAACAGTTTATAAAGACAATAACATCTGAGTTATGTAACCTAGCGGTAATAAAGACATACAAACAATCACTGTAAAATTCACAAATCAACAGATTCCTAAAGATGGGTTAGAtccaaaaacataaatcgtcgtcatcatcagcACCAACAtctcatataatataataaacagaGCAACAAAATAAGGGTAACCATAACAAACGATCTAGAAACAAcggaataataaataaaaaaaaatcaaaactttcaaatCAACAACTCACCAAATCTatcgaaaacaaaaacgaatcacagaacaaagtaaaaaaagtatAGACCCAAATCACAAATCGATAAAAGACATAGGAAAAGGAGAAATAGATGCAATATACCTGGAGCAAACGTTGAGAAGAGATTAGTAAACGAAAGTAGGAAAATTTCAGGGAGCTTGAATCTCCCAAACACGGATCTGAACCGGGTTGAGAGAGTAAGGAGAGCGAAGGAGCGAGCGAAGATTGAGGCTTTGTTGTGAGAGACTACTGATGTGAAAAAACCGAAAGAGGCAGAGAGAAAACGCGTTGctttttaactttatatacTCCGCCTTTAGGGTTTTCCTTTCTCTCCTTTGgaaatcttcttcctcctttttcttttacttgtatTTCCCCTTTTAcccctcttctctctttctttttactccTTTGTTGGCTCGTCGGACAAGGATttgacatttgttttgtttgatgcatCACACTAACTCATGTCTTAACCACACTAACTCAATTTGTTTTGGGAACATATAttcttcattattttattagttattttgggacaataacacaaattaaattcattatttcttcattaataattattttattgtattttctaGAGTTTTCTTTCTCCAAATTACAATGAGAATAAAAGTGAATGATAAACTAAGTATTCTctcaaaaaatgtttattattattatttattaagtATTAACACATATGTCTCTAGATTAAAGAATATCTAGTGGGCAACTACTTTGGAACATAAattcttcattatttttattaattattttgtgacaAAAGGATTATTTATTGacggaaaaaaggaaaaaaaaattcaatctatttttaatttatttttaaagctttCGTTCTCCAAATATATGTTGCATCAAAACTCTTTTTTGAGCTCCATTTTCCGTTTCTGAAACTCgtggaaacaaagaaataagTTATGGAAACACGATTCATaaaaattctatttaaaaacacgatggaaactccaTTTTCATTTTGGAAACACGATTCCTATAAATTTCTATTTGAAAATGcgaccaaaatcattttttttggaaacttagTAATAAATAACTTggaaatatatgaattcattatacatataaatatataatattattagtgttttagttcaaccatataatatttatgtttggtgttttattcaatatatatatatatatgtttccaaaatgttttcatttcctaattttagaaaaaatcgTTTTGTTTCCGAAGCGTTTCACTTCTGCATATATGTTTCCGTTTTCATGCAACCTAGcttcaaattacaaaaataattaaattgaatggtaaaaaaCTATTAtgggaaaatatattaatcattATTCAAGTATTAACACATTTGTCTCTCTATGTTCGATGTTTAATCAGGTAATTACTGTTCCACATGACAACATTCAAATGCATTTACAAGTGAATCCTTGAAtccaataattttatataaatattttagaagACAAGTTGTGGGATACAAAGTGGAGTTAGTTAGTCAGGGGGTACATGCCTATGTGTCTAGAGTAGAGATACATAGTATTCAATTGTTACAATTTCTTGAGCACCTCTGGACGAAACGAAGGACATCACAATGAGTTTCTTGCAGCCTTCTAACGGCTTTACTAAGCTGTTGCCATTGTAGACATAGCTGGAGAGGGCAAAAACAGAATCGTGCTTTAGAGTCAAAATGTATGAGGAAAACTAAGCAAAAGACATAAAGAATTGCCCCCAGTTCCGCTCtgttttttttgagattttttttcaaacgaTTTAAAATGCTGGTAGCAGCTGAGTGAGAGGAACATGTCCCCTAGGACAAGAACTTTCACGACTTGGTGAATGATCATCATAAGTGTAAAAATTGAGCCATACGAGTATTTTCATCAAGAACGTATTTTACAATAACAACGAACCTCTTTAGTCTTTATAGAGTctgttgaaagttgaaacatagATTCAATTTTATACGGGCCTAGGAAGATTAGGCCCATTAGTAAAGTTTTGACTTTAAAATCGGCCTTTGTTTGAGTTTGACAAATCCCCGCCGTTCATTAGATGCCTACTCACTCTTAACGCACCTGATGATCTCTGTCTTTTGGTGACTCGCAAAAGCTCAGAGaatcaaaaacgaaa is drawn from Camelina sativa cultivar DH55 chromosome 1, Cs, whole genome shotgun sequence and contains these coding sequences:
- the LOC109124852 gene encoding eukaryotic initiation factor 4A-1 — encoded protein: MAGSAPEGTQFDARQFDQKLNEVLEGQDEFFTSYDEVHESFDAMGLQENLLRGIYAYGFEKPSAIQQRGIVPFCKGLDVIQQAQSGTGKTATFCSGVLQQLDYTLVQCQALVLAPTRELAQQIEKVMRALGDYLGVKVHACVGGTSVREDQRILQAGVHVVVGTPGRVFDMLKRQSLRADSIKMFVLDEADEMLSRGFKDQIYDIFQLLPPKIQVGVFSATMPPEALEITRKFMSKPVRILVKRDELTLEGIKQFYVNVEKEEWKLETLCDLYETLAITQSVIFVNTRRKVDWLTDKMRSRDHTVSATHGDMDQNTRDIIMREFRSGSSRVLITTDLLARGIDVQQVSLVINFDLPTQPENYLHRIGRSGRFGRKGVAINFVTRDDERMLFDIQKFYNVVVEELPSNVADLL